ATGCCCGGAAAACTCAACGGTAATCCGGTACATCTTGATATGATGGAAGCCCTTGAATTGATTGAAGAACACGTTGAAATCGTACAGGGAAACGGCGTAGTGCATGACGGTGAACTTGTGCACTTCATAACGGGATCCTGTGAAGGATCATTCATGGCTGCTGTAGATGTCTGTTCCCGTTTGTCTACTCTTGCGGAAACCGATAAATCACCTGTTGTCGTTCTTCATCCCGGCAGTCCGCTGGATATAAGCCTGTACCAGTCGGAGAAGGCCATATACAATTGCCATTCCCTTGTTGAGGATGGAGGCGTTCTCCTGCTTGTAAGTTCCTGTACGGAAGGGCTGGGAGCAGATCACATGGAAAAGGCTTTTAAAGCCTCAATGGATTCGGACTGGGAAGCACCGGAGATTGACCGGTACAATCTGGGAGATCACTCGATTGTCAGATTGACGGACATGAGAAAGAGAATCCGCCTTGCTCTGGCAAGCGGTCTTCCGGACGCGATTGTTTCCGGAATGGGTATAGAACCCGTACATGATATATCGGATTGGTTGCAGCAACAGGGATGCTTCAATCCTCTGTTTGTTCCTAGAGCAGGATTTGTTGTGCCTTTGCCGGAGAGAGAGACTTAACATGTGGAATTTCAGAACAAGACTCCTGCCTATGATTGTTACAGGTATTCTGATCTGGGTATTTTTTCTGTACAGTCACAACCTTGTATCAAGGCTTAAAGAGACAAGAGCGAGCGCAAATGAGACTATAGCCTGGTTCTGGGCAGGCACTCAGGTTCCAATGAGCAGATTATCGGAACTGGGATCATTGAGTGTATGTTCCCAATGTGGATCCTCCGAACCATTTGATTCGGTTCTGCCTGATACCACTATTTCTCGTTTCTGCCGGGAATGCGGCCGGGAAACGGAATGGCATGTAGTTTCTATAATTGATTTCGAAGAAAGAAATCTGATTTCCAGAAGAACAAGTGCTTTGTTTCAGGAACTGGTGAACAGACTGGAATACTATACTATCCTTTCCGATCAATTCATGGTCCCCCAGGTAGTTAACGGGACTGCAGTTCCTGATACGATTAGCGAGCGTGATATGAAATCGTATCAGGAAATGATTATTACACTTGACGAGCTGAATCCACCAGTCCCTATGGAAGGAGCTTCCGGAGAAATCATTGGATATCTTCACTATGGATCGGATGATCTTACCAGAGAATTGACACTTGTACCGTATATCGAACTTGGAATGCTTTTCCTTCTGGCTTTTCTTTTCATGTATGCGATCAGGATTGAAACGAAAAGAGAAAAGGAGTTATCCTGGATAGGATTCGCCAAAGAAACAGCTCACCAGATAAGTACTCCGCTGACCTCTCTAATGGGATGGCTGGAACTTCTTCACGAGAGACCTGAAGCACATACGGACAAAGAATTTTCCGAGGCTCTTGAATACATTGAAAACGATGTTGAAAGATTAAAGCAGATTGCAAACAGATACGGTCAGATGGGAAAAAAGCCCAAACTTGAGAACAACCTTGTTAATCCCATAATACTTGATACTGTTCATTATTTCTATGGGCGCCCCGGATTAATAAATGAAGAAATCAAACTGGAGACAGATCTTTGCTCGGAACAGATAGTGTATCTCAATAGAGTGTTGTTCGGCTGGGTTGTTGAAAACCTTCTCAAGAACTCGCTTTCATCGCTTGGTTCAGAGAGATCCGGAATGATCATGATAACTTCCAATGATATCGAAGAGGGTCCCGGATTAGTCGAAATTGAAATTGCGGATAACGGGAAAGGTATTGCCTTCCGTGATCAGAAAAAAATATTCAACGCTGGATTCAGTACGAGGCGTGGTGGATGGGGCCTTGGCCTTACTCTCAGTAAGAGAATCATTGAAGAATATCATAATGGGAGCATTCGTCTCAGGGCAAGTTCACCCGGTAAGGGAACAACCTTCACAATAGTACTTCCAGCCGCACCAAAAGGTGAAGAATGATAACTGTACTATGGGTGGATGATGAAATAGCACACCTCCAGAGTCATATACGATTCCTCGAGAAGCGTGGATATAAAGTCCTGACCGCAAGCAGCGGGAACGCAGCTCTTGATTCATTGAGAGAGAATCGGGTGGATATAGTACTGATGGATCAGATGATGGTAGGGATGGACGGACTGGAGACTGTTTCCATCCTGCGAAAAAATTATCACGCACTTCCCGTTGTTATGGTTACTCAGAGCGAAGAAGAAGAACTGATGGATCTTGCTATTGGTGGTGAAGTAGATGATTACCTTACCAAACCTGTCAATCCCAGTCAGATACTCCTTGTAATAAAGAGACTGGTTATGGGAACCCGTTTAAAAACTCAGAGAGCCGCAAGAGAGATTGTTGATCAGACCACCAGGATAATGGACATACGAAGCCATGAGATGGACTGGCAGGAGTGGGTTAATATTTACAGATCATGGGTGGAGATGGATGTCGCATCCAAAGGATCTCTTGCCGATGAAATGAAGACAGTTCAGAAAACCAGGTTCGATGATCTTGCAATAGATTTTTCAAAACATGTTGAGCACAGTTATCCTGACTGGATTGCCGGTACAGGTTCTGATTCACCCTTGATGTCTCATAATTATCTTGAAAGAGTGGTTATCCCTCAACTGGAATCATCAAGCGAAATTGTTATGCTCATTATTGACTGCATGCGGTATGACCAGTGGCTGACGATGGCGCCTGTGCTTGAAAAATGGTTTCATATTGAGACTGAGTTTATGTTGACAGTACTTCCCTCAGCCACGCCTTACAGTCGAAACTCTATTTTTGCCGGTCTGCTTCCACGTGATATATGGAGATTTCATCGTCACAGATGGATTGAGCATTACGGTGTCCCTGGATTGAACAGGTATGAACATGAATTCCTGTCTGAAGCATTGAAACGGCTTGGATGTGTAAGACATTCCAATCCGGATTACGTAAAAATCAGTAACAGGAAAGAAGGAGAAGTTCTCCTGCATTCACTTTCCCGGAATTTGCAGAATGGATTCCTTGCGGTTGTTGTAAATTATATTGATCATCTTACCCACGGCAGGTCTGAACTTGATCTCATACGTGATCTTGCTCCGGACGTTGCCAGTTTTCGCAGTCTTGCCGAGACTTGGTTTAAATCATCCTTCCTCAAAATTCTGTTCCAGACACTTGCCGCACGGGGCACCACCGTACTTGTTACCAGCGATCATGGTTCTGTTTTTACAGCCAGAGATACCAGGATCATGGGTAGAGGAGTATCAGGCAGTATAAGATACAGATACGGGAGCAACCTGTCTGTGGATCCCAGAACGGCAATAACTGCCAGGAAACCCGCAGAATGGGGTCTGCCGGATGATACTCCGGCAAAAAATTATCTGTTTGCAAGGTCTGATTATTTCATGATGTTTCAGAATGTACCCCGGAATGAAATGCAGAAATTCAGAAACACATTCCAGCATGGCGGTGTGTCTCTTGAGGAAGTGATAGTTCCAAGCATCGTTCTGAAACCAAAGAATATGAAATGATGAACCGGATTGATCTTGAACATCTTGCAGAGAAGATCGCTTTGAGTATGTATCCAGGAGATAACATCTTCCTTGTAGGTGATCTTGGAGTGGGCAAATCAGTATTCGCGAGAGCTGTTCTCAGAACACTCGGAGTGACAGGTAATATTCCAAGCCCGAGCTTTATAGTTGACGCGGTTTACTACACTGGAAATAAGGAAATCCATCATATTGATCTCTACCGACTTGAGGGAGCCCATCGGGAGCTGCACTCCCTTGGTATCTTTGAAGCGCTTGATTCAAGCTCTCTGGCAGTTGTAGAATGGGCGGATCGGCTTGAAGAGGAGATTCTGGATAATGGAGTACTGATAAACATCGGTTTTACAGATGATCCGAATCTGAGAGAGGTGGTCGTGGATGACCGGCGTCTGGCTGGGAATTGAAACATCAACCTCCACCGGAGGTGTTGCACTGGTCAGGAATGGGAAACTTGTTGCCGAGGAGTACCTGCCTGTCGCTGCTGTTCACTCTGAAAAAGTTCTCCCGTGTATATCAAACCTCCTGGAAAAAACAGAGATTTCTCCCGAAGAGATCTCAGGAATCGCGGTTTCTTCCGGTCCGGGATCCTACACCGGTTTGAGGATCGGCATTGCCACAGCCATTGGTCTGTCTGCAGGCTGGGAGATCGGTCTGAAAGGTGTTGAGACTCTCAGGGTTCTTGCTTCATCAGTTACCACTGAGAATCCTGTTCTGGCGTGTATCAGAGCCAGACAATCTGAAGTTTTTGCCGCGCTGTATGAAAGCAGTTCTCCAGATGCAGAGATTCTTATCCCTCCCGGGGTTTATATGGTTTCAGCACTATTGAAGGAATTATCAACAGGAGATGAATTGATCGCTGTAGGAAGTGGAAGAAGTGAAATTTCGCTCCCTGATTCAGTACAATGGGTACCCGAACTATGGGATATTCCCAGACCATCTCTTGTTGCACTGATCGGCAGTATCAGGGCTGGAGCCGAGGGATTCGACAGGACCATAACTCCTGTCTACCTGCGGGGTTTCAACGAGAAGGCGAAGAGCAGTGTGCGCTGAATTGCGAGTTGCTTCGAAAAGAGACATCACTGAAATTCTGGAGATCGAGAATAAGTACTTTCCATGCCCATGGAGCGCAGAACAGATAACTGCCTGCATAAACACGCCTTTCGTGCGAACATGGACAGCAAGAACTGATGGGAAGGTAGCAGGATACGTTACCGCAAATCTTGTGTCAGAGGAAATTCATATTATCAACCTTGCCGTTCGTGATGAATTCCGGAGACAGGGAATCGGTACATTTCTTCTAAAAGCAGCGGAATATTGGGGAAGTCGACTGGGAATAGCCGCTTCAAGGCTTGAGGTTAGGGAATCCTCAAAACCTGCAATTGCGTTCTACTTGAGGAATGGATACAGACAGACGGATCAACTGAGCTGTTACTATCCTGATTCCGAGGATGGCCTGGAGTTTCAGGCGATCCTGGTTCCTGATGAAACAGATGTCGGTATTGCACGGTCAATTGCTAGTCTCTGTGAGAGTATTCCGCGTGTTGGTATCGTACTCGGATCGGGCCTTTCATGGCTTGCCGATTCATTCGGGAATGGAACTGAAATTACGTATCCCGAAATAACAGGATTTTCTCATGCCAGATTGCCCGGGCATCCCGGGAAGCTTGTATTCAGCGAGTGCGGCAATTTTGTGTTCCTGCTGGGAAGGCGTCATTATTACCAGGGTTACAGCGGTGATCAGGTATCTCTTCTTCCAGGCGTGCTTGGAGATCTTGGTGTATTATCATGGGTATTGATGTCTTCTTCAGGAGCGGTGGATCCAGCCCTTGATTGTGGTGACATTATTGTCTTCAGTGATCATGTCAATTTTTCGGGTTGTATTCCCGAATCCACTAAAGGAAGAGTTGGGCGATACGTTTATTCAGAAGAACTACGGGAACTGGCACTTTCGATTGCTTCAGAAACTGGTGCTTCTGTCGATAAAGGGATTTTTGCCTGTGTATCCGGTCCGGCCTATGAAACGTCTTCAGAAATACGGTTTCTGAGAAGAAACGGCATTTCATCCGTTTCCATGTCAACAGTACCGGAGGCTCTGCTGTTATCTTCACGTGGATTTGACGTTGTGGCTCTTTCTCTAATCACAAATGCCGTGTTACCTGGCGAAAAGGTGACTCATGATGATGTGCTGGCTTCACAGACTGTAATTCGAAGGAAGCAGGAAGAATTCCTTATTGCTTTTCTCAGGGAGATTGCCGCTCGTGAATTACGCTGAAGCGGAAGAATACCTTTTCGGGAGAAGACGAATGGGTATGAAATTCGGCCTGGATCGTGTTCGCTGTCTTCTGAATGATGCCGGCAATCCACAGAAACACTTCAGGACAATCCACGTTGTCGGAACAAACGGGAAAGGCAGTACAACTGCCCTGCTTGCTGAGATCCTGTACCACCTTGGTTATAAAGTCGGCAGAATCACATCACCTCATCTCCTTCATTATCGGGAAAGAACAGCGATTAATAATGTCTGGATACCTGAGGAAGCCGTAATTGAGTTTATGGAGCTTTTCAAAGAAAGGATAGAGAAACACAGCGCGACTTTCTTTGAAATAACAACGGTTATGTCGGCATGGTTCTTTGAAAAGGAAGGTGTTGATTTCGTTGTCGCCGAAGCAGGTCTTGGCGGAAGACTTGATGCCACGAGACTCCTGGATGGCGAATGCACTCTTTTCACAGGTGTTGAACTCGAACACAGGCGAATACTTGGATATACAGAAACCCTTATTGCAGCTGAAAAGGTTGCGATTGCCCGGAGGGGTTCAACTCTTATTGCCTTTAAACAGAAGCCTGAAGTTGAAGAGGTATTGACCGCTGCTGAAAAAGCCGGAAGTCTCATTCGCATAAGACCTGAATCGACGGAGTTATCACCTCTTCCAGGAGCGCATCAGAAACGTAACTCCGGACTGGCTCTGTCCGCTGCCCTGATGTTTTCCGGTTACACGAAGGAAGATGTACAACCAGCATTCGAAAAATCATGCAAAACTCTCAGATGGCCGGGACGACTTGATCTCCATTCAGGATCACCGTCCATACTTTTCGATGTGGCGCACAGCCCGGGTTCGGTTGAGTATCTGGTTTTCTATCTGAAGAAGAACTGGAAACTTCCTGTACCGGCCGTAGTGGGATTTCTGGAAGACAAATTCTGGAAGGAAATGACAGAACAGCTTTGCGAGGTTCTGAATCCTGTCATAACAACTACACCTCTCAACGAGAGATCTCTTCCTGCAATCTCTCTGGCGGAGCAGTTTCAGGATGCTGGAGTGGAAACGTTCTGGAGAGATGATATCGGTGAAGCGATGAATCTAGCCCGGTCTTTTCAGTCTGATCTGATTGTTGTGACCGGTTCTTTCTTCGTTGTGGGATGTGCTATGCATCATGCCTGGCGGAATGAGTGGATAGCTCTGCCGGAAAAAGGGGATGAGCAGAATCAGCTGTTCCAAAACGTTGACAGTTATCATCGGACTGATGTATAGGTATTGCTTATGAAAAATAGAGATTCAGTTCAGAAAACTGGAGGTTGAATTAAATGACCGATAAGAAAACCGTTGTTTCCGAGCAGATGGATTCGTCGAAAGAAGATAACAGGGCAGCACCTTTTACGCTGATAAATTACCTGCTGTTCGCAATCGGGTTGCTGGACATAGTAATCGGATGGTTCCTGCTTCGGGGAGGACACATTACAATCGCTCCCATCATGCTTATCGTGGGTTACTGTGTGATAATACCTTTCGCGATCATGTTCAGAAAGAAAGCAACGGAAAACGCCTGAGGTGAAATTCTTTCCCGCTGTATTTTTAACGATTATGCTTTTATCGTGCGAGAGTAATAATGAAATGTTCTTTCTTCCTGAACCTCTTCCACTGACCGAACAGGACAACGCCTTCGTAACTGTTCCCGGAGGATTATACATAACAGACGAACATGATACTCTTTCGATTAATGGTTTTCGCCTTGGAAGATACGAAGTCACAAACAGACTGTTCTACAGTCTTGCTGATGATGCCGGAATTGAATTACCGCCAGATCCTGTTTTTTCGGGAATGGAAAAGTATCTTTTCAATTATCCCAACTATCCTGTTGTGAATGTCAGTATGGATGAAGCCGCTGCAGCAGCAGCTGAAATGGGAGGCAGACTGCCCACCCGCGCGGAATGGGAATATGCTGCTTCACTTGGGATATCAGGAGACATGTCAGGGCAGTATCCTTGGGGATCACTTGATCCTTCCGATGCTGAATACCCGGCCAATTACCTTTCATCCGATGAATGGGAGACAAGAGGATTAGATGGATACCTCTGGACAGCTCCGGTGGATTCTTTTCCTCTTAATGATGCAGGTTTCGCCTGCCAGGCTGGAAATGTCGCTGAATGGACCATGTCTACGGATTCACTTGTGCCGGTCTGCGGTGGTGCCTGGCTGTCACCAGCGGGGGATATTACGATCAGCAGCGTCAAATACCTGGCATCTGGCGACCGTGCCCGACATATCGGGTTCCGCATCCTGCTCCCGGGGACGTAGTCTGTTTCGTCAATTTAGACAGCATTAATGGGTATATATTAAATAATAAATAGACCTAATACGTGCAATTTGATTAATTACAATAAATATTAGATAAGCATTCAATGAGCAGGATAAAGTAATCTGAAATGAGAGACTACAGTTAATATCCTATAAGAGCATCAGGCTCACATCAGGGGCAGGTCTGCTGAAGGGAAATCACATTGCATATAAAGAAAACAGGTCTTCTGCTGAGTTTGATTCTAATTTCTGCAAGCTTAACCTTGGCTGATTGGCAAAGCTTCCAATTGACCGATAACAGTTATGCGGAATCAATGTCCTCAGTAGACTTAGATCCATCCGACATTCCTCATTTTGCCTGGTGCTCCAATAACGATGGTGACTATGATATTTACTATCTTTCTGAAATCACCGGAACACCAGTAAAAGTTACCGATAATAACACTAATGACCTGTATCCTCGTTTAAGGATAGATCAGGCAGGGAATGCACATATTGCCTTCAAGGGACATGATGGTCATGATTATGAAGAATTTTATGTGAACAACATTGGCGGCAGTTTTTGCGACCCGGTGCAGGTTAGTTTCACAGAAACAGATGTTGGTGTCTTTGTCCCTGAACACTCATGCTTAAGTATTGATCCTGCCGGCGTTGCCCATATTGCTTACAAATATGGGTACTATGAATATGGTAACTGGGATATTTATTATGTAAACAATGAGGGAGGGTCATTTGGATCATCGACCAGAGTCACTGATGAAACAGGAGGAAAAAGTTACGTCAGACCTTCAATGGCTCTGGATAGTAACAGTTTCGTTCATACTGTATTTGAAAATGGAGCCAATATACTCTACACAAACAATGTTGCAGGGACATTCGACAGTCTGACAACAGTAAGTGCAGGAACGATTTGTTGGCACTCTTCGATAGGGATCGATTCCTCAGACAACGTTCATGTCTCTTACTCTAAATACCATGGGGGAGCTTACTATATTAACAATGTGGGCGGAAGTTTTGAGACCACAGTAACCTTGACAACCGCAAACAGTATTAATGAAGTCACAGCTTTAGTAGTGGATCATTTAGATAATATTCATGTTGCCTATATCGGCGGGGATTTTGGAACCCCTAATACTCATGAGCTGTATTATGTGAATAATTGCACCGGGAGTTTTGAGGTTCCCGAACAGTTAACCTTCAATAGTGAGCATACCGCAAATATATCATTAAGCATTGATTCTGTTTGTGCTGGTCATATAGCATTCCTGGAGGGATTATATGGAAGTAATGATTATGAAGTCTGGTATTGCACAAATAGTGAATTTGTTGGCATATCTTCTGACAATGCAAGCTACTCAGGTAGCAGCCCTTCTACATTTTCGTTACAGAACCATCCAAATCCGTTCAATCCGACAACAACCATCAGCTATCAATTATCAGTTAATGCGAATATAACCCTCAGCATTTACAACATACTGGGACAGAAGTTGCGGACATTGGTAAATGAAAATAAACCTGCTGGTTATCATTCAGTACTCTGGAATGGCACCGATGAAAACAGCCAGCCTGTTCCTTCA
This sequence is a window from Candidatus Aegiribacteria sp.. Protein-coding genes within it:
- a CDS encoding lactate racemase domain-containing protein, which produces MISRLTIPEELQKRALSIRGDVPSPLTSLMIRTAWEPVISRLEEFRSGETVTLVVNDSTRPASFRMLAPVEHELRSNVRILFATGTHRPVTFEEKNLLLGGLFPEAAWKNSDCDSSEMILIGITSRGTPVSVDPWILDGNPVVSVNSVEPHYFAGYTGGRKSFLPGVSARESIVLNHYLACLPGAMPGKLNGNPVHLDMMEALELIEEHVEIVQGNGVVHDGELVHFITGSCEGSFMAAVDVCSRLSTLAETDKSPVVVLHPGSPLDISLYQSEKAIYNCHSLVEDGGVLLLVSSCTEGLGADHMEKAFKASMDSDWEAPEIDRYNLGDHSIVRLTDMRKRIRLALASGLPDAIVSGMGIEPVHDISDWLQQQGCFNPLFVPRAGFVVPLPERET
- a CDS encoding bifunctional response regulator/alkaline phosphatase family protein, whose protein sequence is MITVLWVDDEIAHLQSHIRFLEKRGYKVLTASSGNAALDSLRENRVDIVLMDQMMVGMDGLETVSILRKNYHALPVVMVTQSEEEELMDLAIGGEVDDYLTKPVNPSQILLVIKRLVMGTRLKTQRAAREIVDQTTRIMDIRSHEMDWQEWVNIYRSWVEMDVASKGSLADEMKTVQKTRFDDLAIDFSKHVEHSYPDWIAGTGSDSPLMSHNYLERVVIPQLESSSEIVMLIIDCMRYDQWLTMAPVLEKWFHIETEFMLTVLPSATPYSRNSIFAGLLPRDIWRFHRHRWIEHYGVPGLNRYEHEFLSEALKRLGCVRHSNPDYVKISNRKEGEVLLHSLSRNLQNGFLAVVVNYIDHLTHGRSELDLIRDLAPDVASFRSLAETWFKSSFLKILFQTLAARGTTVLVTSDHGSVFTARDTRIMGRGVSGSIRYRYGSNLSVDPRTAITARKPAEWGLPDDTPAKNYLFARSDYFMMFQNVPRNEMQKFRNTFQHGGVSLEEVIVPSIVLKPKNMK
- the tsaE gene encoding tRNA (adenosine(37)-N6)-threonylcarbamoyltransferase complex ATPase subunit type 1 TsaE; its protein translation is MMNRIDLEHLAEKIALSMYPGDNIFLVGDLGVGKSVFARAVLRTLGVTGNIPSPSFIVDAVYYTGNKEIHHIDLYRLEGAHRELHSLGIFEALDSSSLAVVEWADRLEEEILDNGVLINIGFTDDPNLREVVVDDRRLAGN
- the tsaB gene encoding tRNA (adenosine(37)-N6)-threonylcarbamoyltransferase complex dimerization subunit type 1 TsaB — translated: MTGVWLGIETSTSTGGVALVRNGKLVAEEYLPVAAVHSEKVLPCISNLLEKTEISPEEISGIAVSSGPGSYTGLRIGIATAIGLSAGWEIGLKGVETLRVLASSVTTENPVLACIRARQSEVFAALYESSSPDAEILIPPGVYMVSALLKELSTGDELIAVGSGRSEISLPDSVQWVPELWDIPRPSLVALIGSIRAGAEGFDRTITPVYLRGFNEKAKSSVR
- the rimI gene encoding ribosomal protein S18-alanine N-acetyltransferase; this translates as MCAELRVASKRDITEILEIENKYFPCPWSAEQITACINTPFVRTWTARTDGKVAGYVTANLVSEEIHIINLAVRDEFRRQGIGTFLLKAAEYWGSRLGIAASRLEVRESSKPAIAFYLRNGYRQTDQLSCYYPDSEDGLEFQAILVPDETDVGIARSIASLCESIPRVGIVLGSGLSWLADSFGNGTEITYPEITGFSHARLPGHPGKLVFSECGNFVFLLGRRHYYQGYSGDQVSLLPGVLGDLGVLSWVLMSSSGAVDPALDCGDIIVFSDHVNFSGCIPESTKGRVGRYVYSEELRELALSIASETGASVDKGIFACVSGPAYETSSEIRFLRRNGISSVSMSTVPEALLLSSRGFDVVALSLITNAVLPGEKVTHDDVLASQTVIRRKQEEFLIAFLREIAARELR
- a CDS encoding formylglycine-generating enzyme family protein; translated protein: MFFLPEPLPLTEQDNAFVTVPGGLYITDEHDTLSINGFRLGRYEVTNRLFYSLADDAGIELPPDPVFSGMEKYLFNYPNYPVVNVSMDEAAAAAAEMGGRLPTRAEWEYAASLGISGDMSGQYPWGSLDPSDAEYPANYLSSDEWETRGLDGYLWTAPVDSFPLNDAGFACQAGNVAEWTMSTDSLVPVCGGAWLSPAGDITISSVKYLASGDRARHIGFRILLPGT
- a CDS encoding T9SS type A sorting domain-containing protein, producing MHIKKTGLLLSLILISASLTLADWQSFQLTDNSYAESMSSVDLDPSDIPHFAWCSNNDGDYDIYYLSEITGTPVKVTDNNTNDLYPRLRIDQAGNAHIAFKGHDGHDYEEFYVNNIGGSFCDPVQVSFTETDVGVFVPEHSCLSIDPAGVAHIAYKYGYYEYGNWDIYYVNNEGGSFGSSTRVTDETGGKSYVRPSMALDSNSFVHTVFENGANILYTNNVAGTFDSLTTVSAGTICWHSSIGIDSSDNVHVSYSKYHGGAYYINNVGGSFETTVTLTTANSINEVTALVVDHLDNIHVAYIGGDFGTPNTHELYYVNNCTGSFEVPEQLTFNSEHTANISLSIDSVCAGHIAFLEGLYGSNDYEVWYCTNSEFVGISSDNASYSGSSPSTFSLQNHPNPFNPTTTISYQLSVNANITLSIYNILGQKLRTLVNENKPAGYHSVLWNGTDENSQPVPSGVYFYQLTTGSDISETKRMMFLK